In a genomic window of Candidatus Aminicenantes bacterium:
- a CDS encoding PHP domain-containing protein, giving the protein MKNTIDLHLHTLVSDGTCTPMEMLAAAKESGLSKVSFTDHDALGAYRHFGDMFAHAGGLGIELVPGIELDTDYMGKEIHLLGYAFNLDDGPLNRHLDATRELRKERVTLQLAIINRFFGRMVVDPKNVFIENRDTLMKPHLVHAMLEQGLFSDYRAAAYWVSQNAQVAVVVPKLPLADALAMVRNAGGEAVLAHPGYIARETDVRLESMLAELVPLGLSGLEVDYPYLGTSPAFADVASEKAMIEQLRRLARRFKLKATFLWQPCRCLPAGPGPGCADGSGRRRRVRSRPA; this is encoded by the coding sequence ATGAAAAACACCATTGACCTGCACCTGCACACCCTTGTTTCCGACGGCACCTGCACCCCGATGGAAATGCTGGCTGCTGCCAAGGAATCGGGCTTAAGCAAAGTTTCTTTCACCGACCACGACGCCTTGGGCGCCTATCGTCATTTCGGCGATATGTTTGCCCATGCCGGGGGGCTCGGCATCGAGCTGGTCCCGGGGATTGAGCTGGACACCGATTACATGGGCAAGGAGATCCATCTTTTGGGGTACGCCTTCAACCTTGACGACGGTCCCCTGAACAGGCACCTGGACGCGACCCGGGAGCTCCGCAAAGAGAGGGTGACCCTGCAGCTGGCGATCATCAACCGCTTCTTCGGCCGCATGGTCGTGGACCCCAAGAACGTTTTTATCGAAAACCGCGACACCCTGATGAAACCCCACCTGGTCCACGCCATGCTGGAGCAGGGACTATTCTCCGACTACCGCGCCGCCGCCTACTGGGTCTCCCAGAACGCCCAGGTCGCGGTGGTCGTTCCCAAGCTGCCGCTGGCCGACGCCTTGGCCATGGTCCGCAATGCCGGCGGCGAAGCCGTCCTGGCCCATCCCGGCTACATCGCCCGCGAGACCGACGTCAGGCTCGAATCGATGCTCGCCGAACTAGTCCCCCTCGGCCTTTCCGGCCTCGAAGTCGACTACCCCTATCTCGGCACGTCGCCCGCCTTTGCCGACGTTGCGTCTGAAAAGGCGATGATCGAGCAGTTGCGCCGGCTGGCCAGGCGCTTCAAGCTCAAGGCGACGTTTCTTTGGCAGCCCTGCCGCTGTCTGCCAGCCGGCCCAGGACCTGGATGCGCGGATGGGTCAGGCCGCAGGCGCAGGGTTCGCAGCCGGCCAGCCTGA
- a CDS encoding diaminopropionate ammonia-lyase, protein MCEYAFNEHVKEWPVWPGADYDFFKNSGMLDFHRSLPGYAPTPLRELPSLAFRLGLGAIFVKDESQRFGTKAFKALGASYAIYRFLKKQWQARFQSPFTPAAFQDREILAKLGSFTFCAATDGNHGRAVAWTAKQLGQKAVIYMPADSVPARVASIRSEGAAVVLVERTFDGCVERCAADAAENGWQAVSDTAYPGYREIPGWILLGYTSIFAELEGILHEPDRADVDAVILPAGVGGLAAAGAFYYAKNYGANRPFLVCVEPLSSDCFLESVRFGKGNAVPTRGKQTSIMAGLNCGVPSPLAWPIVRDVFHFFIAIGDKYAENAMRRYFHPLGTDPRIVSGESGSSGLAALLAMTDSDKLAVIRSRLPLTSTSRILLINTEGDTDPENFQKIVATK, encoded by the coding sequence ATGTGCGAATACGCCTTCAACGAACACGTCAAGGAGTGGCCGGTCTGGCCCGGGGCGGACTATGATTTTTTTAAAAATTCCGGCATGCTGGACTTCCACCGCTCCCTGCCGGGCTATGCCCCCACGCCCTTGCGTGAACTCCCTTCCCTGGCCTTCCGTCTCGGTTTGGGCGCCATTTTCGTCAAGGACGAGTCGCAGCGCTTCGGCACCAAGGCCTTCAAAGCCCTGGGCGCCTCCTACGCCATCTACCGCTTTTTGAAAAAGCAGTGGCAAGCGCGTTTCCAGTCGCCCTTCACCCCGGCCGCTTTTCAGGACCGGGAGATCCTGGCCAAGCTGGGCTCCTTCACCTTCTGCGCCGCCACCGACGGCAACCACGGCCGGGCCGTGGCCTGGACGGCCAAGCAGCTCGGTCAGAAGGCGGTCATCTACATGCCGGCCGACTCGGTGCCGGCGCGGGTGGCGAGCATCCGCAGCGAGGGGGCCGCGGTGGTGCTGGTCGAACGGACGTTCGACGGTTGCGTCGAGCGCTGCGCCGCGGACGCGGCGGAAAACGGCTGGCAGGCCGTTTCCGACACCGCCTATCCCGGCTACCGCGAGATCCCGGGCTGGATACTCCTCGGCTACACCTCCATCTTCGCCGAGTTGGAGGGGATCCTGCACGAGCCCGACCGGGCCGACGTCGACGCCGTCATCCTGCCGGCCGGGGTCGGCGGGTTGGCCGCCGCCGGCGCCTTCTACTACGCGAAAAACTACGGGGCGAACCGGCCGTTCCTCGTCTGCGTCGAACCGCTCTCCTCGGACTGCTTCCTGGAGTCGGTGCGCTTCGGCAAGGGCAACGCCGTGCCCACGCGCGGCAAGCAGACCTCGATCATGGCCGGCCTGAACTGCGGCGTCCCCTCGCCGCTGGCCTGGCCGATCGTGCGCGACGTCTTCCATTTTTTCATCGCCATCGGCGACAAATACGCCGAGAACGCCATGCGCCGCTATTTTCACCCGCTGGGGACCGACCCGCGCATCGTCTCGGGCGAATCGGGCAGCTCCGGCCTGGCCGCCCTGCTGGCCATGACCGACAGCGACAAGCTGGCCGTCATCCGTTCGCGGCTGCCCCTGACTTCGACATCCAGGATCCTGCTGATCAACACCGAGGGGGATACCGACCCGGAGAACTTTCAGAAGATAGTCGCGACGAAATAG